In Pseudonocardia sp. C8, one genomic interval encodes:
- a CDS encoding replication initiator, whose translation MTTTTPHDQHEHDLSHLLRSPGFQEWRREVTAIGGCAAPIHLTGSSRIVTGDGTVLAERAGDILAPCGNRRASVCPACSDRYASDAYHLIRAGMAGGKGVPESAAAHPRVFVTLTAPSFGPVHTRRVTARGLVVPCVCGDKHHRDDPRVGTALDPDGHDYEGAILWQAHAGKLWNRFAIRLRRLLAQVLGVKVRDVRHHARLSYAKVAEYQRRGLVHFHAVVRLDGPDGPTTGAPAGITTDGLHAAIREAAGSVVLTVDRPDGTPLPLTWGRQVDVRPITSTTAAQLEDDDGEITDTALAAYVAKYATKGTGKSEATDRPIRDISHLRHLDLTEHHRRLIETAWELGGLAEYEGLNLRRWAHMLGFRGHFLTKSRAYSTTFGAIRGERRTYRLGETLAALDAPVDAGSVLVVNDWQVVAFGHRNDAEREIALGIAERQRAQRRIRSEPGRSS comes from the coding sequence ATGACGACCACAACCCCGCACGACCAGCACGAACACGATCTTTCGCACCTGCTCCGATCGCCTGGCTTCCAGGAGTGGCGCCGGGAGGTCACCGCCATCGGCGGCTGCGCGGCCCCGATCCATCTGACCGGCTCGTCCCGCATCGTCACGGGGGACGGCACCGTCCTGGCCGAGCGGGCAGGCGACATCCTGGCGCCGTGCGGGAACCGGCGGGCGTCGGTGTGCCCGGCCTGCTCGGACCGCTACGCCTCCGACGCCTACCACCTGATCCGCGCGGGGATGGCCGGCGGCAAGGGCGTCCCCGAGTCGGCGGCTGCGCATCCGCGGGTGTTCGTCACGCTCACCGCGCCGTCGTTCGGGCCGGTGCATACCCGCCGGGTCACCGCCCGCGGCCTGGTCGTGCCCTGCGTGTGCGGGGACAAGCACCACCGCGACGACCCCCGGGTGGGCACCGCGCTGGACCCGGACGGCCACGACTACGAGGGGGCGATCCTCTGGCAGGCCCACGCCGGCAAGCTCTGGAACCGCTTCGCGATCCGGCTGCGGCGGCTGCTGGCACAGGTGCTCGGGGTCAAGGTCCGCGACGTCCGCCACCACGCCCGGCTCTCCTACGCCAAGGTCGCCGAGTACCAACGCCGTGGGCTGGTGCACTTCCACGCCGTGGTCCGGCTCGACGGACCCGACGGACCGACCACCGGCGCCCCGGCCGGGATCACCACCGACGGGCTCCATGCCGCGATCCGGGAGGCGGCCGGCTCGGTGGTGCTGACGGTGGACCGCCCGGACGGGACACCGCTGCCGCTCACGTGGGGGCGGCAGGTCGACGTCCGACCCATCACCTCCACCACGGCCGCGCAGCTCGAGGACGACGACGGCGAGATCACCGACACCGCCCTCGCCGCCTACGTGGCCAAGTACGCCACCAAGGGCACCGGCAAGAGCGAGGCCACTGACCGGCCCATCCGCGACATCAGCCACCTTCGGCACCTGGACCTCACCGAGCATCACCGGCGGCTGATCGAGACCGCGTGGGAGCTCGGCGGCCTGGCCGAGTACGAGGGGCTGAACCTGCGCCGGTGGGCGCACATGCTCGGCTTCCGCGGCCACTTCCTGACCAAGTCCCGCGCCTACTCCACGACCTTCGGCGCCATCCGCGGCGAACGCCGCACCTACCGGCTCGGTGAAACTCTCGCCGCCTTGGATGCCCCGGTTGATGCCGGGTCGGTGTTGGTGGTCAACGACTGGCAGGTCGTCGCGTTCGGGCACCGCAACGACGCCGAACGCGAGATCGCCCTCGGCATCGCCGAACGCCAACGCGCCCAACGGCGCATCCGATCCGAGCCTGGGAGGTCGTCATGA
- the topA gene encoding type I DNA topoisomerase — MIVESPSKARKIQPYLGSDYVVESSVGHIRDLPRGAADVPAKYKGEAWARLGVDVDNQFSPLYIVTPEKKGTVSELREALKSVDELLLATDPDREGEAIAWHLLETLKPKVPVRRMVFHEITESAIRAAAENTRELDQNLVDAQETRRILDRLYGYEVSPVLWKKVMPKLSAGRVQSVATRLIVQRERDRIAFRSAEYWDIAATLDAGAEATPRTFGARLVQVDDKRVATGRDFDSLGRLKKAADVVVLDEAAARRLADGLEGRDLAVSSVESKPYTRKPYPPFMTSTLQQEAGRKLRFSSERTMRSAQRLYENGYITYMRTDSTTLSDTAIQAARAQARELYGDAYVSDKPRQYTRKVKNAQEAHEAIRPAGESFRTPGDIAREVDGDDFRLYELIWQRTIASQMNDARGTTVSVRISGTAGTGEDVVFAASGRTITFPGFLKAYVETVDDGSSAQADDAESRLPELTEGQALTAEQLTPDGHSTSPPSRYTEPALVKVMEELGIGRPSTYASTIKTILDRGYVWKKGSALVPSWVAFAVVGLMEAHFGQLVDYDFTAEMEDDLDSIASGDDSRVHWLNGFYFGAHDGDEGSIAQAGGLKKLVGSNLEEIDARTVNSIPMFTDAHDREVVVRVGRYGPYLERIVDGESQRANLPDDLPPDELTEEIAEKLFSVPQEGRKLGTDPVTGNEIVAKEGRFGPYVTEILPEPEAPEDGKKKPAKPKPRTGSLFKSMSVDTVTLEDALKLLSLPRVVGKDPESGDEITAQNGRYGPYLKKGTDSRSLADEEQLFTVTLEEALEIYKQPKQRGRGRATATPPLRELGEDPSTKKKMVIKDGRFGPYVTDGETNASLRKGDSVEEITDERASELLAERRAKAPAKKKPATRRTAAASKSGGTTARSSAAKKTGTTTKKTTTSRTRKTPTT; from the coding sequence GTGATCGTCGAGTCGCCGAGCAAGGCCAGGAAGATCCAGCCCTACCTGGGCAGCGACTACGTCGTGGAGTCGTCGGTCGGTCACATCCGCGACCTCCCGCGCGGCGCCGCGGACGTGCCCGCCAAGTACAAGGGTGAGGCGTGGGCGCGGCTCGGCGTCGACGTCGACAACCAGTTCAGCCCGCTCTACATCGTGACGCCGGAGAAGAAGGGCACCGTCTCCGAGCTGCGCGAGGCCCTCAAGTCGGTGGACGAGCTGCTGCTCGCCACCGACCCCGACCGCGAGGGCGAGGCCATCGCCTGGCACCTGCTGGAGACCCTCAAGCCGAAGGTCCCGGTCCGCCGGATGGTCTTCCACGAGATCACCGAGTCGGCGATCCGGGCCGCCGCGGAGAACACCCGCGAGCTCGACCAGAACCTGGTCGACGCCCAGGAGACGCGCCGCATCCTGGACCGGCTCTACGGCTACGAGGTCTCCCCCGTGCTGTGGAAGAAGGTCATGCCGAAGCTGTCGGCGGGCCGCGTGCAGTCGGTGGCGACCCGGCTGATCGTGCAGCGCGAGCGGGACCGGATCGCGTTCCGCTCCGCCGAGTACTGGGACATCGCCGCCACGCTGGACGCCGGCGCCGAGGCCACCCCGCGGACGTTCGGCGCCCGCCTGGTGCAGGTCGACGACAAGCGGGTCGCGACCGGCCGCGACTTCGACTCGCTGGGCCGGCTGAAGAAGGCCGCCGACGTCGTCGTGCTGGACGAGGCCGCGGCCCGCCGGCTGGCCGACGGCCTGGAGGGCCGTGACCTCGCCGTCTCCTCGGTCGAGTCGAAGCCCTACACCCGCAAGCCGTACCCGCCGTTCATGACCTCCACGCTGCAGCAGGAGGCCGGCCGCAAGCTGCGGTTCTCCTCGGAGCGCACGATGCGCAGCGCGCAGCGGCTCTACGAGAACGGCTACATCACCTACATGCGGACGGACTCGACCACGCTGTCCGACACCGCGATCCAGGCCGCCCGTGCGCAGGCCCGCGAGCTGTACGGCGACGCCTACGTCTCCGACAAGCCGCGCCAGTACACCCGCAAGGTCAAGAACGCCCAGGAGGCCCACGAGGCGATCCGGCCGGCCGGCGAGTCGTTCCGGACCCCCGGCGACATCGCCCGCGAGGTCGACGGCGACGACTTCCGGCTCTACGAGCTGATCTGGCAGCGCACGATCGCGTCCCAGATGAACGACGCCCGCGGCACCACGGTGAGCGTCCGGATCTCCGGGACGGCCGGGACCGGCGAGGACGTCGTGTTCGCCGCGTCCGGCCGCACGATCACCTTCCCGGGGTTCCTCAAGGCCTACGTGGAGACCGTCGACGACGGCTCGTCCGCCCAGGCCGACGACGCCGAGTCCCGGCTGCCCGAGCTCACCGAGGGCCAGGCGCTGACCGCCGAGCAGCTGACCCCGGACGGCCACTCGACCAGCCCGCCGTCCCGCTACACCGAGCCGGCCCTGGTCAAGGTGATGGAGGAGCTCGGGATCGGGCGGCCCTCGACGTACGCGTCGACGATCAAGACGATCCTCGACCGCGGCTACGTCTGGAAGAAGGGATCCGCGCTCGTCCCGTCGTGGGTGGCGTTCGCCGTCGTCGGGCTGATGGAGGCGCACTTCGGCCAGCTCGTCGACTACGACTTCACCGCCGAGATGGAGGACGACCTCGACTCCATCGCCTCCGGTGACGACTCCCGGGTGCACTGGCTGAACGGCTTCTACTTCGGCGCCCACGACGGCGACGAGGGCTCCATCGCGCAGGCCGGCGGGCTGAAGAAGCTGGTGGGCTCGAACCTGGAGGAGATCGACGCCCGCACGGTCAACTCGATCCCGATGTTCACCGACGCGCACGACCGCGAGGTCGTCGTGCGGGTCGGCCGGTACGGGCCGTACCTGGAGCGGATCGTCGACGGCGAGTCGCAGCGCGCGAACCTGCCCGACGACCTGCCGCCGGACGAGCTGACCGAGGAGATCGCGGAGAAGCTGTTCTCCGTGCCGCAGGAGGGCCGCAAGCTCGGCACCGACCCGGTGACGGGGAACGAGATCGTGGCGAAGGAGGGCCGGTTCGGCCCGTACGTCACCGAGATCCTGCCCGAGCCGGAGGCACCGGAGGATGGCAAGAAGAAGCCGGCGAAGCCGAAGCCGCGGACCGGGTCGCTGTTCAAGTCGATGTCGGTGGACACCGTCACGCTCGAGGACGCGCTCAAGCTGCTGTCGCTGCCCCGGGTCGTCGGCAAGGACCCCGAGTCCGGTGACGAGATCACCGCGCAGAACGGCCGCTACGGGCCGTACTTGAAGAAGGGCACCGACTCGCGGTCGCTGGCCGACGAGGAGCAGCTGTTCACGGTGACGCTCGAGGAGGCCCTCGAGATCTACAAGCAGCCCAAGCAGCGCGGGCGGGGCCGGGCCACCGCCACGCCGCCGCTGCGCGAGCTGGGCGAGGACCCGTCGACGAAGAAGAAGATGGTGATCAAGGACGGCCGGTTCGGGCCGTACGTCACCGACGGCGAGACCAACGCCAGCCTGCGCAAGGGCGACTCGGTCGAGGAGATCACCGACGAGCGGGCGTCCGAGCTGCTGGCGGAGCGCCGGGCGAAGGCCCCCGCGAAGAAGAAGCCGGCCACGCGACGGACCGCGGCGGCCTCGAAGAGCGGGGGCACGACCGCGCGGAGCAGCGCCGCGAAGAAGACCGGGACCACGACGAAGAAGACGACGACGTCGCGGACCCGCAAGACGCCGACGACCTGA
- the xerC gene encoding tyrosine recombinase XerC encodes MSARRSRGDGGLHWDERRQRWIASVTTGYTPDGKRIVRRASGKTKTAAKEKLREIVRTVEDGHAVAEHGYTVEHAVRDWLTYGLTGRAPATIETRRILAEQHVIPALGARKLRELSAEDVDRWLARKARTLSTRTLQDIRSILLRSVTRAQARDKVRRNVVLLCSTPTGQRGRPSKALTYAQAQALLELDVTTTYGAYVVVGLLTGARTEELRALIWDDVDLLGQPDTDLPVPPHMKVWRSVRLDGDTKTRKSRRTIALPGRAVEVLRSQRERQLRHRSRAGAEWQEHGLVFASETGTPLDAANVRRGFRTVLKAAGLDAGEWTPRELRHSFVSLLSDSGMTIDQIARLVGHTGGSTVTELIYRKQIRPVIDDGATAMDGLFPRAEP; translated from the coding sequence ATGAGCGCTCGGCGTAGCCGCGGGGATGGCGGCCTGCACTGGGACGAGCGCCGGCAACGCTGGATCGCTTCGGTCACGACCGGCTACACCCCGGACGGCAAGCGGATCGTGCGGCGCGCGAGTGGCAAGACCAAGACGGCGGCCAAGGAGAAGCTGCGCGAGATCGTCCGCACGGTCGAGGACGGACACGCCGTCGCCGAACACGGCTACACCGTCGAGCACGCCGTCCGGGACTGGCTGACCTACGGGCTCACCGGGCGCGCGCCCGCGACGATCGAGACCCGGCGCATCCTCGCCGAGCAGCACGTCATCCCGGCCCTCGGCGCGCGGAAGCTGCGCGAGCTGTCCGCCGAGGACGTGGACCGCTGGCTGGCCCGGAAGGCCCGCACACTGAGTACCCGGACCCTGCAGGACATCCGGTCGATCCTGCTGCGCTCGGTGACGCGGGCGCAGGCCCGGGACAAGGTCCGTCGCAACGTCGTCCTGCTGTGCAGCACGCCGACCGGGCAGCGTGGCCGGCCCTCCAAAGCTCTCACCTACGCACAGGCGCAAGCGCTACTCGAACTCGACGTCACGACCACCTACGGGGCGTATGTGGTGGTGGGCCTGCTGACCGGCGCGCGGACCGAGGAGCTGCGGGCCCTGATCTGGGACGACGTCGACCTCCTCGGACAACCGGACACAGACCTGCCGGTGCCGCCGCACATGAAGGTCTGGCGCTCGGTCCGGCTCGACGGGGACACCAAGACTCGCAAGTCCCGCCGGACGATCGCCCTACCGGGCCGCGCCGTGGAAGTGCTGCGTAGCCAACGCGAGCGGCAGCTCCGGCACCGCTCACGGGCGGGAGCCGAGTGGCAGGAACACGGCCTGGTCTTCGCCTCGGAGACCGGCACACCACTCGACGCGGCCAACGTCCGGCGCGGGTTCCGGACCGTGCTCAAGGCGGCCGGGCTGGACGCGGGGGAGTGGACGCCGCGGGAGCTGCGGCACAGCTTCGTGTCCCTGCTGTCGGACAGCGGCATGACCATCGACCAGATCGCGCGGCTGGTCGGACATACCGGCGGCAGCACGGTCACCGAACTCATCTACCGCAAGCAAATCCGCCCGGTGATCGACGACGGCGCGACCGCGATGGACGGCCTGTTCCCGCGCGCAGAGCCGTAG
- a CDS encoding helix-turn-helix domain-containing protein → MKLDEVPPWRLFRVSEAMVLLSMSRSVIYEQLRSGRLRSVHQGRARLIPASAIAEYVQLLTDETGGRYERSA, encoded by the coding sequence ATGAAGCTCGACGAGGTCCCGCCGTGGCGGCTGTTCCGGGTCTCCGAGGCAATGGTGCTGCTCTCGATGAGCCGCTCGGTGATCTACGAGCAGCTGCGATCCGGGCGGCTGCGCTCGGTCCACCAGGGCCGGGCCCGGCTCATCCCTGCCTCGGCCATCGCCGAGTACGTCCAACTTCTCACCGACGAGACCGGAGGCCGTTATGAGCGCTCGGCGTAG
- a CDS encoding FtsK/SpoIIIE domain-containing protein produces MTKRSSSATRMNGPARQNRGRATRPAGREFLALAWLARHPGFVAGPLLVLGLALTVGPLATAALLGGLALAVVVWHRAHPASFDRFAGPWLRASWRRWTVYRGRRWARLMADCGLSREHRHTGETLVPRVLRVRSCSPSIDTVYVRLVRGQDVTFWQEKASVLWEALIAHRVAITRHRPGVVAVVIEWELPFTRTIPAPDIPDHVDDVDLGAVEIGDNERGEPFTAPVIGGHRLVAGASGSGKGSLLWSTLRGIGPCLRDGVVRVWMVDLKGGVETEQGAPLFHRYATTMPDALELLTEFRDAMRDRQDDMREQGIRACTPSVGTPVELLVIDEMAMLTAYGDRSAVRDALRLLAEIMTQGRASLFAVHGYLQEPSKDVLDVRELFTQRICLGVTAASHVDMVLGDGARERGALADEIPGDDRHAGIGFVIDKGSRLPVRFRAAYVGDDDITELVCRCTPTADTDTDAGGDVIDLDAERGAA; encoded by the coding sequence ATGACCAAGCGTAGTAGTTCTGCGACCCGGATGAACGGCCCGGCTCGCCAGAATCGAGGTCGGGCGACCCGGCCGGCGGGCCGGGAGTTCCTGGCCCTGGCCTGGCTGGCCCGCCATCCCGGTTTCGTCGCCGGCCCCCTGCTCGTGCTCGGCCTGGCCCTGACCGTGGGCCCGCTGGCCACGGCCGCGCTGCTCGGCGGCCTGGCCCTGGCTGTCGTGGTGTGGCATCGGGCGCACCCGGCCAGCTTCGACCGGTTCGCCGGCCCGTGGCTGCGCGCGTCCTGGCGGCGCTGGACGGTCTACCGCGGCCGCCGGTGGGCGCGGCTGATGGCCGACTGCGGGCTCTCCCGGGAGCACCGGCACACCGGGGAGACGCTGGTGCCCCGGGTGCTGCGGGTGCGGTCGTGCTCGCCGTCGATCGACACCGTGTACGTGCGCCTGGTGCGCGGCCAGGACGTCACCTTCTGGCAGGAGAAGGCCTCGGTGCTGTGGGAGGCGTTGATCGCGCACCGGGTGGCGATCACCCGCCACCGTCCCGGCGTGGTCGCGGTCGTGATCGAGTGGGAGTTGCCGTTCACCCGCACCATCCCGGCCCCGGACATCCCCGACCACGTCGACGACGTCGACCTGGGCGCGGTGGAGATCGGCGACAACGAACGCGGCGAACCGTTCACCGCCCCCGTGATCGGCGGGCACCGCCTCGTGGCCGGCGCGTCCGGCTCCGGGAAGGGCTCGCTGCTGTGGTCGACCCTGCGCGGCATCGGGCCGTGCCTGCGGGACGGGGTGGTGCGGGTGTGGATGGTCGACCTCAAGGGCGGGGTGGAGACCGAACAGGGCGCCCCGCTGTTCCACCGCTACGCCACCACCATGCCCGACGCCCTGGAGCTTCTGACCGAGTTCCGGGACGCCATGCGAGACCGGCAGGACGACATGCGCGAACAGGGCATCCGCGCCTGCACTCCGAGTGTGGGGACGCCGGTGGAGCTGCTGGTGATCGACGAGATGGCCATGCTCACCGCCTACGGCGACCGCTCGGCGGTCCGCGACGCCCTGCGGCTGCTGGCCGAGATCATGACCCAAGGACGGGCATCCCTGTTCGCCGTCCACGGCTACCTCCAGGAACCGTCCAAGGATGTCCTGGACGTCCGCGAGCTGTTCACCCAACGGATCTGCCTCGGCGTCACCGCCGCTAGCCATGTGGACATGGTGCTCGGCGATGGCGCCCGGGAACGCGGCGCGCTGGCCGACGAGATCCCCGGCGATGACCGGCATGCCGGGATCGGGTTCGTCATCGACAAGGGCTCGCGGCTGCCGGTGCGGTTCCGGGCCGCCTACGTCGGCGACGACGACATCACCGAACTCGTCTGCCGCTGCACCCCAACCGCCGACACCGACACCGATGCCGGTGGCGATGTGATCGACCTCGACGCCGAGCGGGGGGCCGCGTGA
- a CDS encoding metallophosphoesterase: protein MSTVRALARLATGTVATGAAGLGYAAGVERRHWTLRRVELPVLAPDARPLRILHLSDFHLTPGQRSKIRWIASLDELDPDLVIDTGDNLAHPDAVPGVLTALGGLLDRPGAFVFGSNDYYGPTPKNPARYLRRGSTRRIHGEPLPWTDLRAAFRERGWVDATHSRHLLEVDGRTVRIAGVDDPHLHRDRYPRIAGHDPDADLRLGLTHSPEPRVLDGFAADGYDLVLAGHTHGGQLRLPGYGAIVTNCGIDRSRARGASRWGSHTRLHVSAGLGTSPYAPVRFACPPEASLLTLVPRPTSADAGKGTPAQAVKGVG, encoded by the coding sequence GTGAGTACCGTCCGCGCCCTCGCCCGCCTCGCCACCGGAACCGTCGCGACCGGGGCGGCCGGGCTCGGCTACGCGGCCGGTGTCGAGCGGCGGCACTGGACGCTGCGCCGGGTGGAGCTGCCGGTCCTCGCCCCGGATGCGCGGCCGCTGCGGATCCTGCACCTCTCGGACTTCCACCTGACCCCCGGGCAGCGCAGCAAGATCCGCTGGATCGCCTCGCTGGACGAGCTGGACCCGGACCTGGTGATCGACACGGGGGACAACCTCGCCCACCCGGACGCCGTCCCCGGCGTGCTCACCGCGCTGGGCGGCCTGCTGGACCGCCCCGGCGCGTTCGTGTTCGGCAGCAACGACTACTACGGCCCGACGCCGAAGAACCCGGCCCGCTACCTGCGCCGCGGCAGCACCCGGCGGATCCACGGCGAACCGCTCCCGTGGACGGACCTGCGCGCCGCGTTCCGCGAGCGCGGCTGGGTGGACGCCACCCACAGCCGTCACCTGCTGGAGGTGGACGGGCGGACCGTCCGGATCGCCGGCGTCGACGACCCGCACCTCCACCGCGACCGCTACCCGCGGATCGCCGGGCACGACCCCGACGCGGACCTGCGCCTCGGCCTGACCCACTCCCCCGAGCCGCGGGTGCTGGACGGGTTCGCCGCCGACGGCTACGACCTGGTCCTCGCCGGCCACACCCACGGCGGCCAGCTGCGGCTGCCCGGCTACGGCGCGATCGTCACCAACTGCGGCATCGACCGCTCCCGGGCCCGCGGCGCGAGCCGGTGGGGCAGCCACACCCGGTTGCACGTGTCCGCGGGGCTCGGGACCTCGCCGTACGCGCCGGTCCGGTTCGCCTGCCCACCCGAGGCGTCGCTGCTGACCCTCGTCCCGAGGCCGACCAGTGCCGACGCGGGGAAGGGAACCCCCGCGCAGGCGGTCAAGGGCGTCGGGTAG
- a CDS encoding GatB/YqeY domain-containing protein, producing the protein MSTLKEQLRADLTAAMKAKDELVRTTLRSALTAVGNAEVAGDTARELTDEEVRAVLTKETKRRAESAEAFAGAGRDEQAARERAEGEVLARYLPTQLDDDEVAELARAAVAEVAAETGEQPGMKQMGQAMKKANAAAAGRAEGGRVAAAVKKALSGG; encoded by the coding sequence GTGAGCACACTCAAGGAGCAGCTGCGGGCCGACCTCACCGCCGCGATGAAGGCCAAGGACGAGCTGGTCCGGACCACCCTGCGCTCGGCACTGACCGCCGTCGGGAACGCCGAGGTGGCGGGGGACACGGCGCGGGAGCTGACCGACGAGGAGGTCCGCGCCGTCCTCACCAAGGAGACCAAGCGCCGCGCCGAATCGGCCGAGGCGTTCGCCGGAGCGGGCCGCGACGAGCAGGCCGCCCGCGAGCGGGCCGAGGGCGAGGTCCTGGCCCGGTACCTGCCGACCCAGCTCGACGACGACGAGGTGGCCGAGCTGGCCCGCGCCGCCGTCGCCGAGGTGGCGGCCGAGACGGGGGAGCAGCCGGGCATGAAGCAGATGGGGCAGGCCATGAAGAAGGCGAACGCCGCCGCGGCCGGGCGGGCCGAGGGCGGGCGGGTCGCTGCCGCGGTGAAGAAGGCGCTCTCCGGCGGCTGA
- a CDS encoding sodium-translocating pyrophosphatase: MSQSTLAQGLELGAGDLTVVGVVAVVALVALAVGGLLLKEVLAHGEGTSNMQEIGRAVQEGASAYLNRQFRTLAVFAAVVFVLLFALPAEDLGERIGRSIFFVVGAVFSAIIGYLGMWLATRANIRVAAASREPGGRDKATKIAFRTGGVVGMFTVGLGLFGAAVVVLVYAGQAPRVLEGFGFGAALLAMFMRVGGGIFTKAADVGADLVGKVEQGIPEDDPRNAATIADNVGDNVGDCAGMAADLFESYAVTLVAALILGTAAFGLQGLLFPLIVPAIGVITAILGVYLTKAREGENTLRAINRSFYLSALFAGGLSVAAAYAYLPSSFGDLVNPTDGEVAGLAGDPRLVAAVAVVIGIVLAAVILKLTGYYTGTEDRPVRDVGESSLTGPATVILSGISIGYESAVYTAIVISAAVYGAFLLSGSVVVSLFAVALAGTGLLTTVGVIVAMDTFGPVSDNAQGIAEMSGDVEGDGVDILTELDAVGNTTKAITKGIAIATAVLAATALFGSYRDAINHALGDAGVTLAQAGSAFAYEVFSPNTLVGVIIGASVVFMFSGLAINAVTRAAGAVVFEVRRQFKDKPGIMDRTERPEYGRVVDICTRDSLRELATPGLLAIFAPIAVGFGLGVGPLAGYLAGAIAAGTLMAIFLANSGGAWDNAKKLVEDGNHGGKGSDAHEATVIGDTVGDPFKDTAGPSINPLIKVMNLVSVLIAPAIVLLSTPDANPVIRILIALVAVGIIAAAIVVSKRRTSAITDTPAESSVG; encoded by the coding sequence ATGTCCCAGTCCACCCTCGCCCAGGGCCTCGAGCTCGGTGCGGGAGACCTCACCGTGGTCGGTGTGGTCGCGGTGGTCGCCCTCGTCGCCCTGGCCGTCGGCGGTCTGCTGCTCAAGGAGGTTCTCGCCCACGGCGAGGGGACCTCCAACATGCAGGAGATCGGCCGCGCGGTTCAGGAAGGCGCGTCGGCGTACCTCAACCGCCAGTTCCGCACCCTCGCGGTGTTCGCCGCCGTCGTGTTCGTCCTGCTCTTCGCGCTCCCCGCCGAAGACCTCGGTGAGCGCATCGGCCGATCGATCTTCTTCGTGGTCGGCGCGGTCTTCTCCGCGATCATCGGCTACCTGGGCATGTGGCTTGCCACGCGCGCGAACATCCGGGTCGCGGCGGCCTCGCGCGAGCCGGGCGGCCGCGACAAGGCCACCAAGATCGCGTTTCGCACCGGCGGCGTCGTCGGCATGTTCACGGTCGGTCTCGGCCTGTTCGGCGCCGCCGTCGTCGTGCTCGTCTACGCCGGGCAGGCGCCCCGCGTGCTGGAGGGCTTCGGCTTCGGTGCCGCGCTGCTGGCGATGTTCATGCGTGTCGGCGGCGGCATCTTCACCAAGGCCGCAGACGTCGGCGCCGACCTCGTCGGCAAGGTCGAGCAGGGCATCCCCGAGGACGACCCGCGCAACGCCGCGACGATCGCCGACAACGTGGGCGACAACGTCGGCGACTGCGCCGGCATGGCGGCCGACCTGTTCGAGTCCTACGCCGTGACCCTGGTCGCCGCGCTGATCCTCGGCACCGCGGCGTTCGGCCTGCAGGGCCTGCTGTTCCCGCTGATCGTCCCGGCGATCGGCGTCATCACCGCGATCCTCGGCGTCTACCTGACCAAGGCCCGGGAGGGCGAGAACACGCTGCGGGCGATCAACCGCAGCTTCTACCTGTCGGCGCTGTTCGCCGGCGGGCTCTCGGTCGCCGCCGCCTACGCCTACCTGCCGTCGTCGTTCGGTGACCTCGTCAACCCGACCGACGGCGAGGTCGCGGGCCTCGCCGGTGACCCGCGCCTGGTCGCCGCGGTCGCGGTCGTCATCGGCATCGTCCTGGCCGCGGTGATCCTCAAGCTGACCGGCTACTACACCGGCACCGAGGACCGCCCGGTCCGCGACGTCGGCGAGTCGTCGCTGACCGGCCCGGCCACGGTGATCCTGTCCGGGATCTCGATCGGCTACGAGTCCGCCGTCTACACCGCGATCGTCATCTCGGCCGCCGTGTACGGGGCGTTCCTGCTCTCCGGCTCGGTCGTCGTCTCGCTGTTCGCGGTCGCGCTGGCAGGGACGGGCCTGCTGACCACGGTCGGCGTGATCGTCGCGATGGACACCTTCGGCCCGGTCTCGGACAACGCCCAGGGCATCGCGGAGATGTCCGGCGACGTGGAGGGCGACGGCGTCGACATCCTCACCGAGCTCGACGCGGTCGGGAACACCACCAAGGCGATCACCAAGGGCATCGCGATCGCCACCGCCGTGCTCGCCGCGACCGCGCTGTTCGGCTCCTACCGAGATGCCATCAACCACGCGCTCGGGGACGCCGGGGTTACCCTGGCCCAGGCCGGTTCGGCGTTCGCCTACGAGGTGTTCAGCCCGAACACCCTGGTCGGCGTGATCATCGGCGCCTCGGTCGTGTTCATGTTCTCCGGCCTGGCGATCAACGCCGTGACCCGGGCCGCCGGCGCGGTCGTGTTCGAGGTGCGCCGCCAGTTCAAGGACAAGCCCGGGATCATGGACCGCACCGAGCGGCCCGAGTACGGCCGCGTGGTCGACATCTGCACCCGGGACTCGCTGCGGGAGCTGGCCACCCCCGGCCTGCTCGCGATCTTCGCCCCGATCGCGGTCGGCTTCGGCCTCGGCGTCGGCCCGCTGGCCGGCTACCTGGCCGGTGCGATCGCGGCCGGCACGCTCATGGCGATCTTCCTGGCGAACTCGGGCGGCGCCTGGGACAACGCCAAGAAGCTGGTCGAGGACGGCAACCACGGTGGCAAGGGCTCCGACGCCCACGAGGCCACGGTCATCGGCGACACCGTCGGCGACCCGTTCAAGGACACCGCCGGCCCGTCCATCAACCCGCTGATCAAGGTGATGAACCTGGTCTCGGTGCTGATCGCCCCGGCGATCGTGCTGCTGTCGACCCCGGACGCCAACCCGGTGATCCGGATCCTCATCGCGCTGGTCGCGGTGGGCATCATCGCCGCAGCGATCGTGGTGTCGAAGCGCCGTACGTCGGCGATCACCGACACCCCCGCGGAGAGCTCGGTGGGCTGA